One window from the genome of Lentimicrobiaceae bacterium encodes:
- a CDS encoding PepSY-like domain-containing protein: MEKEGREVVLLSKTIVTVFLCCWITVYSAVQAKCQETRLKSIPLQVSKAFATKYNRGTDAEWFRNDELYKVSFVQDEIYYFAWFTSNGKWLRSEYTIEPDDLPPVVKATLKKSQYANWQTGNANVFLYPDKAPQYQLFVYDNDWNELELFFDSEGKLLTQ; this comes from the coding sequence ATGGAAAAAGAAGGACGGGAGGTAGTATTATTGAGTAAAACAATAGTAACTGTTTTTTTGTGTTGCTGGATTACGGTTTATTCCGCCGTTCAGGCAAAATGCCAGGAAACCAGGCTGAAAAGTATTCCATTGCAGGTAAGCAAAGCCTTTGCAACCAAATACAATCGCGGTACGGATGCCGAATGGTTTCGCAACGATGAGTTGTACAAAGTATCTTTTGTACAGGACGAAATATATTATTTTGCCTGGTTTACCTCAAATGGGAAATGGCTCCGGAGCGAATATACCATAGAACCGGACGATCTTCCGCCCGTAGTAAAAGCTACTCTTAAAAAGAGCCAGTATGCCAACTGGCAAACAGGAAATGCCAATGTGTTTTTGTACCCGGATAAGGCACCACAATACCAGTTGTTTGTTTACGATAACGACTGGAACGAATTGGAGCTATTTTTTGATTCGGAAGGAAAATTACTCACTCAGTAG
- a CDS encoding VanZ family protein, with product MHAKRYRIFFCLWILFMWMLTGIPGNFVPQLTSFLNLFQPDKIVHLFLFGIFSWLFLVVLNTGKNLSCIKYAYSISIFSGILFGGLTEIAQKYVFINRSGNVWDFIADTAGVFLGVVFYNLFYKKKVKEWRKNLLSE from the coding sequence ATGCACGCTAAACGTTACCGGATTTTCTTCTGCCTCTGGATTTTATTTATGTGGATGCTTACCGGTATTCCGGGTAACTTCGTACCCCAATTAACTTCCTTTCTTAATCTTTTTCAACCGGATAAAATAGTCCACCTCTTTCTGTTCGGCATTTTCTCTTGGCTGTTCCTGGTGGTGCTGAATACCGGCAAAAACCTTTCCTGCATTAAATACGCCTATTCTATTTCCATTTTTTCCGGTATCCTCTTCGGCGGACTGACGGAGATTGCACAGAAATATGTCTTTATCAACCGTAGTGGCAATGTCTGGGATTTTATTGCCGACACCGCAGGCGTTTTCCTGGGAGTAGTTTTTTATAATTTGTTTTATAAAAAAAAGGTAAAAGAATGGCGTAAAAACCTACTGAGTGAGTAA
- a CDS encoding TPM domain-containing protein translates to MKNNILTIKFLFQRMFSKNFRLQGIAKSFLLLAFSLSGFTQIYAQDIPEKPNPPRLVNDFTGTLSAGEINQLEQKLVYFNDSTSTQIVVVLVPSLQGYEKYDFAQRLGEKWGVGQKGKNNGIIVLVKPKISSERGEAFISPGYGLEAVVPDAICKRIVENEMIPYFNKGDYAGGINKAANVLISLTKGEYTADQYSKRAKNKGKPYGFLVPFIVLAIIFIMVKSSARRSYSVGKSVPWWMTLFLISNMGRSGNHWNDFSSGGGSFGSFGDGGGGFGGFGGGSFGGGGAGGSW, encoded by the coding sequence ATGAAAAATAATATATTAACAATCAAATTTTTGTTTCAAAGGATGTTCAGCAAAAATTTCCGTTTGCAGGGAATTGCAAAAAGCTTTTTGCTGCTTGCGTTTTCCCTTTCCGGTTTTACACAAATTTACGCACAGGATATTCCTGAGAAGCCTAATCCACCCCGGTTGGTAAACGATTTTACCGGAACACTTTCCGCAGGTGAAATAAACCAATTAGAACAAAAATTGGTTTACTTCAATGACTCTACCTCCACCCAGATAGTGGTAGTTTTGGTCCCGAGTTTACAGGGTTATGAAAAATATGATTTTGCCCAGCGTCTTGGCGAAAAATGGGGTGTTGGCCAAAAGGGTAAAAACAACGGTATCATTGTGTTGGTTAAACCAAAAATTTCCTCCGAACGTGGGGAGGCCTTTATTTCACCCGGATACGGGCTGGAAGCCGTGGTTCCCGATGCTATTTGTAAACGGATAGTGGAAAACGAAATGATACCTTATTTTAACAAAGGAGATTATGCCGGGGGGATAAACAAGGCTGCCAATGTACTTATTTCGCTTACAAAAGGGGAATATACTGCCGATCAGTACAGCAAACGGGCAAAAAACAAAGGAAAACCTTATGGTTTTCTTGTTCCATTTATTGTGCTGGCTATTATTTTTATAATGGTTAAAAGTTCTGCACGACGTTCTTATTCAGTAGGTAAAAGCGTTCCATGGTGGATGACTTTGTTTTTAATTAGCAATATGGGACGAAGTGGCAACCACTGGAACGATTTTTCGTCAGGGGGAGGTAGCTTTGGAAGCTTTGGCGATGGAGGAGGAGGCTTTGGCGGTTTTGGCGGCGGAAGCTTTGGCGGCGGCGGCGCCGGCGGAAGCTGGTAA
- the gcvH gene encoding glycine cleavage system protein GcvH — MQVPDKLKFTKDHEWLRLEGDEAFIGVTDFAQSELGDIVFIEVETVGETLDKHETFGTIEAVKTVSDMYMPIAGEILEFNADLESTPELVNQDPYGKGWIIKIRLTEQGQIADLLDAEAYKALIGA, encoded by the coding sequence ATGCAAGTACCTGATAAATTAAAATTTACAAAAGACCATGAATGGTTGCGCCTCGAAGGAGACGAAGCTTTTATTGGCGTTACCGATTTTGCACAAAGTGAACTTGGCGATATCGTTTTTATTGAAGTAGAAACCGTTGGCGAAACCCTCGACAAACACGAAACTTTCGGAACCATAGAAGCCGTAAAGACCGTTTCGGATATGTACATGCCCATTGCCGGTGAAATACTCGAATTCAATGCCGATCTGGAATCCACACCTGAACTGGTAAACCAGGATCCTTACGGAAAAGGCTGGATCATCAAAATCCGCCTCACCGAACAGGGGCAGATAGCTGATCTGCTCGATGCCGAAGCATATAAGGCACTCATTGGTGCGTAA
- a CDS encoding TPM domain-containing protein, which yields MKSAMESFSATQKEQIKQAIVQAELATSGEIRVHIENTCSDVMNRAAFIFKQLNMHKTELRNGVLIYLAIRSHKFAIIGDAGINAKVPENFWNQTKEEMLSHFVKEEFTEGLCHGIALAGESLKKYFPRSSEDKNELNDEISFDNH from the coding sequence ATGAAATCCGCCATGGAATCGTTTTCCGCAACACAAAAAGAGCAAATAAAGCAAGCCATCGTGCAGGCAGAATTAGCTACCTCAGGAGAAATTCGGGTTCACATTGAAAATACCTGCTCGGATGTAATGAATCGTGCTGCTTTTATTTTCAAGCAACTGAACATGCACAAAACCGAATTGCGCAATGGTGTGCTTATTTATCTTGCCATTCGCAGTCATAAATTTGCCATCATTGGCGATGCAGGCATCAACGCCAAGGTTCCGGAAAATTTCTGGAATCAGACAAAAGAAGAAATGCTTTCTCATTTTGTAAAAGAAGAGTTCACCGAGGGACTTTGCCACGGCATTGCCCTTGCCGGGGAATCTTTAAAAAAATATTTTCCGCGTAGTAGCGAAGATAAAAACGAACTGAACGACGAAATTTCTTTTGACAACCATTAA
- a CDS encoding LemA family protein, with amino-acid sequence MKINKTLITVGVIVLFLIILISWIVGKYNTLVTRDEGVTNQWKQVEVAYQARMDKTKNLLEIVKGAANFEKSTLTEVIEARSKATSIQINAENLTPDKIAAFEAAQQKFGQSLGRLMAIAENYPQLQSVGAFRDFQAQYEGMENRIATERRKFNDMVNDYNKYVRKFPNSIFANMFGFQKKDYFSAQQGAETAPDIKLN; translated from the coding sequence ATGAAAATTAACAAAACATTAATAACTGTCGGAGTAATTGTATTATTCCTTATTATTCTTATTTCCTGGATTGTTGGCAAATACAACACCCTTGTTACACGAGATGAAGGTGTAACCAATCAATGGAAACAGGTGGAAGTAGCTTACCAGGCACGTATGGATAAAACCAAAAACCTGCTTGAAATAGTAAAAGGAGCCGCCAACTTCGAAAAAAGCACTTTAACTGAAGTGATAGAAGCCCGTTCAAAGGCTACCAGTATTCAAATCAATGCCGAGAATCTTACCCCGGATAAAATTGCCGCCTTTGAAGCTGCACAGCAAAAATTCGGACAGTCGCTGGGAAGACTGATGGCTATTGCCGAAAATTACCCGCAACTACAATCTGTGGGAGCATTCCGCGACTTCCAGGCACAGTACGAAGGAATGGAAAACCGTATTGCTACCGAAAGAAGGAAATTTAACGACATGGTAAACGATTACAATAAATATGTAAGAAAATTTCCTAACTCAATTTTTGCAAATATGTTTGGTTTCCAGAAGAAGGATTACTTCAGTGCACAACAGGGTGCAGAAACTGCCCCGGATATTAAACTTAATTAG